One part of the Lotus japonicus ecotype B-129 chromosome 2, LjGifu_v1.2 genome encodes these proteins:
- the LOC130739254 gene encoding RING-H2 finger protein ATL46-like, with protein sequence MYPMWFFGHTHLKMAWVKHQIQQRDGYLNYPPPVLSSSSSSPYPGSVFHKEPMSSSYSTPPPPSSSSGTRISPAVLFIIVVLAVLFFISGLLHLLVRFLIKHPSSSASAQSNRHNEISTSDALQRQLQQLFHLHDSGLDQAFIDALPVFQFKEIVGMKEQFDCAVCLCEFTEKDKLRLLPMCSHAFHISCIDTWLLSNSTCPLCRGTLIAPGFSIDNPMFDFDDLREDDDVGNRFSSRQKTVVVEETVEKEKEKGVFPVRLGKFKKVDVVEAGETNGVGETSSSNLDARRCYSMGSYQYVVGNSELRVALNHPRLTKGTENAERLSVEGDMEAKKISSVSKGDSFSISKIWLWPKKGNLHGSMEAQVGMSSHLNTNLREMRKTEGV encoded by the coding sequence ATGTATCCTATGTGGTTTTTTGGCCATACCCATTTGAAGATGGCTTGGGTTAAGCATCAAATCCAGCAGAGAGATGGTTACTTGAACTACCCTCCACCAGTTttgtcttcatcttcttcatccccaTACCCTGGTTCTGTTTTCCATAAGGAACCAATGTCTTCTTCTTATTCAACACCACCAcctccttcatcatcttctgGTACTAGAATTAGTCCAGCTGTTCTTTTCATCATAGTGGTTTTGGCTGTTCTGTTTTTCATTTCTGGTCTGCTCCACCTGCTTGTTAGATTCCTCATAAAGCACCCATCTTCTTCTGCATCTGCTCAATCCAACAGACACAATGAAATATCCACCTCTGATGCTCTTCAGAGACAGCTGCAGCAGCTCTTCCACCTCCATGATTCTGGTTTAGATCAAGCTTTCATTGATGCACTTCCTGTTTTTCAGTTCAAGGAGATTGTGGGTATGAAAGAGCAATTTGACTGTGCTGTTTGCTTGTGTGAGTTTACTGAAAAGGATAAGCTCAGGTTGCTTCCTATGTGCAGCCATGCTTTTCATATCAGTTGTATTGATACCTGGCTTTTGTCAAACTCCACTTGCCCTCTTTGTAGAGGAACCCTCATTGCTCCAGGGTTTTCTATTGATAACCCCATGTTTGATTTTGATGATCTgagggaagatgatgatgtggGAAATAGATTCAGTTCTAGACAGAAAACAGTTGTTGTTGAAGAAACtgtagagaaagagaaagagaaaggggTTTTCCCTGTGAGGCTTGGTAAATTCAAAAAGGTGGATGTGGTGGAGGCTGGGGAGACTAATGGAGTTGGAGAAACAAGTAGCAGTAATTTGGATGCAAGAAGGTGTTACTCAATGGGATCTTACCAGTATGTGGTTGGCAATTCAGAACTCAGGGTAGCCTTGAACCATCCAAGACTTACCAAAGGAACAGAAAATGCAGAGAGGCTTTCAGTGGAGGGGGATATGGAGGCAAAGAAGATTAGTAGTGTCAGTAAAGGTGACAGCTTTTCTATCTCCAAAATCTGGTTGTGGCCAAAGAAGGGAAATTTACATGGTTCTATGGAAGCTCAAGTGGGCATGTCAtctcatcttaatactaacttgAGGGAGATGAGGAAAACAGAAGGGGTATGA
- the LOC130739255 gene encoding WAT1-related protein At3g28050-like → MARTRSFYKDVLPVVVIIGNEFNDMGTLTLFKAATLQGMNNHVFLAYAYAVATTILLPVLYLNRRSRVLPPLSFSIISKIVLLGALGSTSQILGYAGVNYSSPALASSIANLVPAFTFMLAVTFRMEKLAAKRRSSQAKVLGSIISIAGAFELTFYKGPSVINGHTRLTSLLDQRFRFLKSDSEDAIWAIAGILLTADYFLASLWYILQVHILNEFPDELTIVFFYNVTATIISVTVGLLAAPNATAWKIGLDISLVSIVCSGIFGKLMSNVIYTWSVGLKGPVYVTSFKPFQIVIAVGMGVIFLGDTLHLGSIIGATIISIGMYAVLWGKAKEEIEEDVGSLESVTTENVPLLHSYISETFEKKTDGNV, encoded by the exons ATGGCACGAACAAGATCCTTCTACAAAGATGTTCTACCAGTTGTGGTGATTATAGGCAACGAATTCAATGACATGGGCACACTCACTCTGTTCAAAGCAGCCACACTTCAAGGGATGAACAACCATGTCTTTCTTGCCTATGCTTATGCTGTTGCTACCACTATACTCTTACCTGTGCTTTATCTCAACAGAAG GTCAAGAGTGCTTCCTCCACTCAGTTTCTCCATAATTTCCAAGATAGTTCTTCTTGGAGCACTAGG GAGTACATCCCAGATTCTGGGATATGCTGGAGTCAATTACAGTTCTCCAGCACTTGCTTCATCAATTGCTAATCTGGTACCTGCTTTCACTTTCATGCTTGCTGTCACCTTCAG GATGGAAAAATTAGCTGCAAAAAGAAGAAGTAGTCAAGCTAAGGTATTGGGAAGCATAATATCAATAGCTGGTGCATTTGAATTGACTTTCTACAAAGGTCCATCGGTCATCAATGGTCATACCCGTCTAACCTCATTACTTGATCAACGATTTCGCTTTCTTAAATCTGACTCTGAGGATGCAATTTGGGCCATTGCTGGCATTCTACTGACAGCTGACTATTTCCTAGCATCACTATGGTACATTTTGCAG GTGCATATCTTGAATGAGTTCCCGGATGAACTAACTATAGTCTTCTTTTACAACGTGACTGCCACCATCATATCCGTAACTGTAGGTTTATTAGCAGCGCCAAATGCAACTGCTTGGAAGATAGGACTAGATATTTCACTGGTCTCCATTGTTTGCTCT GGAATATTTGGGAAATTAATGAGCAATGTTATTTACACCTGGTCAGTGGGCTTAAAAGGACCTGTGTATGTAACATCATTCAAGCCATTCCAAATTGTCATTGCTGTTGGGATGGGTGTTATTTTCCTTGGTGATACTCTTCATCTTGGGAG TATTATTGGAGCTACAATAATATCAATTGGCATGTATGCTGTATTGTGGggcaaagcaaaagaagagatagAAGAAGATGTTGGTAGCCTGGAATCAGTAACTACAGAGAATGTACCTCTCTTGCATAGCTACATATCTGAAACTTTTGAAAAGAAGACAGATGGAAATGTTTAG
- the LOC130739256 gene encoding uncharacterized protein LOC130739256, giving the protein MDPNNHHYNTQNSSSYPISNQNPNNYEDPNQFSYPRPQNPTNYQVPHQFSNQRPQNPNYFQVPHQFSNQHPQNPNYYPDPNQYSNQSSFVPNFHPSYGSVRYPSQTPQSSGYMPMVRENFPSVDGPEFPEFSTQVNLGDGSADNEVNEVTPKSKKTHAPTWNTAQNLVLISGWINCGTSSVVGKNHKGETFWRDIAEYCNEHCSFDPPRDGIACRNRWNYMNKILGKWIGAYDAAKRQQGSGWSDNDVLAKAQELFACGKNVQFTLMEEWIALRDLPRFCSQVGGNGGSASSGSKRSHDSDACGSTTIGSIPRPMGREAAKRKNKKKSKEPTNQLMKTNLYLKLSSEEDLDDRKKELLSKLAPYLQNSQLEEAFILNQLGLGPNQNLEDSAPRRKYVRRDHAAANRRLIDDYFANEPTYDDSMFRRRYRMQKHVFLRIVADLSSSDNYFTQRVDAAKKEGISPLAKCTTAMRMLAYGVAADAVDEYIKIGGTTTLECLRRFCNGIIRLYEHEYMRAPTQEDLQRILQVSEQRGFPGMIGSIDCMHWEWKNCPKAWEGQFTRGDKGTTTVILEAVGKAPTVSFIVNQRPYNMAYYLADGIYPSYPTFVKSIRLPQSEPDKLFAQVQERCWKDIERAFGVLQARFKIIREPARLWDIADLGIIMRSCIILHNMIVEDERDTFAQRWTDFEQSGEGGSSTPQPYSTEVLPAFANHVRARSELRDSNVHHELQADLVKHIWTKFANAS; this is encoded by the exons atggatcccaacaatcatcattacaacacccagaattcttcaagctacccaatttccaaccaaaatcccaacaactatgaagatccaaatcaattttcttacccacgtcctcaaaatcccaccaattatcaggtcccacatcaattctccaaccaacgtcctcaaaatccaaactattttcaagtcccacatcaattctccaaccaacatcctcaaaatccaaactattatccagatccaaatcaatattcGAACCAGTCATCATTTGTTCCAAACtttcatccatcttatggatctgtgagatatccatctcaaacaccccagtctagtggttatatgccaaTGGTTCGTGAAAATTTTCCTAGTGTTGATGGACcggaatttccggaattttcaacacaagtcaatcttggtgacgggtcagctgataatgaagtcaatgaagtcactcctaagagcaaaaaaACGCATGCACCCAcatggaacactgcacaaaatttggtgctaattagtgggtggattaactgtggaacaagcagtgttgtggggaaaaaccataaaggagaaacattttggagagatattgctgagtattgtaatgagcattgctcattcgatcctccgcgtgaTGGAATTGCATGTcgaaaccgttggaattatatgaacaaaatactgggtaaatggattggcgcttatgatgccGCTAAGCGTCAACaaggaagcggttggtcggataatgatgttttggcaaaagcgcaggaattattcgcatgtgggaagaatgttcaatttactttgatggaagaatggatCGCTCTCCGTGATCtaccacgtttttgtagtcaagtaggaggaaatggtggctcagcaagtagtggatctaagagatctcacgacagtgatgcatgtggctcaaccactataggatcaattcctcgtccaatgggtagggaggcagctaaaagaaagaataaaaagaaaagtaaagaacCT ACTaaccaattgatgaaaaccaatttgtatctCAAGCTAAGTTCTGAAGAGGATCTCGATGACCGTAAGAAAGAGCTGTTGAGTAAGTTGGCCC cataccttcaaaattctcaACTTGAAGAAGCTTTTATACTCAACCAATTAGGGTTGGGTCCAAACCAAAATTTGGAAGATAGTGCACCTCGTAGAAAGTATGTCCGTAGAGATCATGCAGCAGCAAACCGAAGGCTAAttgacgactactttgccaatgagcctacatatgacgattcaatgtttcgtcgtcggtaccggatgcaaaaacacgttttccttcgaatcgttgcggacctttcaagtagtgataactacttcacccagcgagttgatgcagccaagaaagaaggtatatcacccttagcaaaatgtaccacagcaatgcgaatgttagcatatggtgtggcagcagatgcagtcgatgagtacatcaaaataggagGTACTACAAcactggagtgtttacgtagattctgtaatggaatcatacgattgtatgagcacgaGTACATGAGAGCACCAACTCAAGAGGACttgcaaagaatactacaggttagtgaacaaagggggttcccaggcatgatcgggagtattgactgcatgcactgggagtggaaaaattgtcctaaagcatgggaaggtcaatttactagaggggataagggaaccactacagttattcttgaagcagtt ggaaaggctccAACTGTGAGTTTCattgtgaatcaacgtccctataatatggcatactatctagctgatggtatctacccttcttatccaactttcgtcaaatcgatcagacttcctcaaagtgaaccggATAAGTTGTTTGCACAAGTTCAGGAGAGATGttggaaggacatcgaacgtgcatttggagttcttcaagctcgttttaaaatcatccgtgaaccagctcgtttgtgggacatagctgatttgggtatcattatgaggtcatgcatcatattacataatatgattgttgaggatgaacgagatacatttgctcaacgttggaccgattttgagcaatctggggaaggtggatctagtacaccgcaaccatactcgaccgaggtgttacccgcttttgcaaatcatgtgcgtgctagatccgagttgcgtgattcgaacgttcatcacgaactgcaagcagatctagtgaagcacatatggacaaagtttgcaaatgcttcgtga